The Candidatus Methylomirabilis limnetica genome contains a region encoding:
- a CDS encoding radical SAM protein — translation MSRKEAGKKHDVRRRLLVKEDLVYGPLLSRRLGRSLGVNLLGAGEKLCSFNCRYCQCGWTARPILEVGELIADFPAGEKVADALEARLQQVCRESIPIDAITFSGNGEPTLHPELMAIVKAASVLRDRFVPHAKLAILSNSSTVYRPEIRAALECVDLKLMKLDAGSEALMRRINLPAKGCDFAQMLQGLAQLDGVLLQAMFVWGRVANTAPVAIREWADRVAAIRPLGVQVYTLDRVPADSGLTPVSRVVLDSIARYARRRAHVAIEVY, via the coding sequence GTGAGTCGTAAAGAGGCGGGGAAGAAGCATGATGTCCGCCGTCGTCTGCTGGTGAAGGAGGATCTGGTCTATGGTCCTCTGCTGTCTCGGCGACTGGGCCGCTCGCTGGGCGTCAATCTGCTTGGCGCCGGCGAGAAGCTTTGTTCCTTCAACTGCCGCTACTGCCAGTGCGGCTGGACAGCGCGTCCGATCCTGGAGGTGGGCGAGCTGATCGCGGACTTTCCTGCGGGCGAGAAGGTTGCCGATGCCTTAGAGGCCAGGCTTCAGCAAGTGTGCCGAGAGAGCATCCCCATCGACGCCATCACCTTCTCCGGTAATGGCGAGCCGACGCTCCATCCGGAGCTCATGGCGATTGTCAAGGCCGCGTCGGTCCTTCGGGATCGCTTTGTTCCACACGCCAAGCTGGCTATTCTGTCCAACAGTTCAACCGTGTATCGGCCAGAGATCCGCGCAGCACTTGAGTGCGTGGACCTGAAGTTGATGAAGTTGGATGCCGGGAGCGAGGCGCTCATGCGCCGGATCAATCTGCCGGCCAAAGGGTGTGACTTCGCCCAGATGCTCCAAGGGTTAGCACAGCTCGACGGCGTGCTACTGCAAGCGATGTTCGTGTGGGGCAGGGTAGCCAACACGGCCCCGGTGGCAATACGCGAGTGGGCCGACCGGGTCGCTGCGATCCGGCCGCTTGGGGTCCAGGTCTACACCCTCGACCGGGTACCGGCCGACTCCGGCTTGACGCCGGTCTCCAGGGTAGTGCTCGATTCAATTGCCAGGTATGCACGACGGCGCGCCCATGTCGCAATCGAAGTCTACTGA
- a CDS encoding vitamin K epoxide reductase family protein, translated as MSQSKSTEAVAGRRARRWWLMLPVLALLGMADSGYLLWLHRTTTSAFCPTAGCDVVNQGEYSEIRGVPLAAFGIAAYLALLALSVMAVALDSRRVLGVMLAIAGIGVAVSAWLVYLQVAVIGSICFWCVLSAFTMLSILAMSLSAFLVKRDPQRSELASPPRVTQVPSGALPQSFRFPLMALGMIALLAAMLGGLFRLGWDWSSVPSTLPPVHGPLMISGFLGTLIGLERTVAMGRWWPSIGPLCTGIGALLLIAGVPGVAGPILMTLGSLILVITFVQLIRGQPALFTVTMGLGALAWLVGNTLWLVGWPIFRVVSWWAAFLILTIAGERLELSRFLPLARRHRLSFLAAIGFFVAGLLLAVVAFDGGSRMSGLGLIAMSIWLLRHDMARHSVQKTGLHRFVALSLLVGYVWLAVAGLLMLSLGGVATGVHHAAALHVHEHGVQDGYDAALHAMFVGFAFSMIIGHAPIIFPSVLGISLPFRPAFYSHLVLLHLSLVLRVVGDLAAWWPGRLGGGLLNVVAVLLFLGNMALSGTMGRQSVSLGDAGNYSGR; from the coding sequence ATGTCGCAATCGAAGTCTACTGAGGCTGTCGCCGGCCGCCGGGCTCGGCGGTGGTGGCTGATGCTCCCTGTGCTCGCCCTGCTCGGCATGGCCGACTCGGGCTACCTGCTCTGGCTGCATCGCACGACGACCTCGGCCTTCTGCCCTACGGCGGGATGCGATGTTGTCAATCAAGGAGAATATTCTGAGATCAGGGGCGTCCCCCTCGCCGCCTTCGGTATCGCAGCCTATCTGGCGCTACTTGCGCTCTCGGTGATGGCTGTAGCGCTCGACAGCCGTCGCGTGCTGGGGGTGATGCTCGCGATTGCCGGAATCGGCGTAGCTGTGTCGGCGTGGCTGGTCTATTTGCAGGTCGCTGTCATCGGATCGATATGTTTCTGGTGCGTCCTCTCAGCCTTTACTATGTTGTCGATCCTTGCCATGAGCTTGAGTGCTTTTCTCGTGAAGCGAGATCCTCAACGATCGGAACTGGCCAGCCCACCACGAGTGACGCAAGTCCCATCGGGGGCATTGCCACAATCCTTCAGGTTTCCGCTAATGGCGCTAGGAATGATCGCCCTGCTCGCCGCAATGCTGGGAGGCCTCTTCCGTTTGGGATGGGACTGGTCGAGCGTGCCGTCAACCTTGCCCCCTGTACACGGCCCTCTGATGATTTCTGGATTCCTGGGTACGCTCATCGGGTTGGAACGAACCGTGGCCATGGGGAGGTGGTGGCCCTCTATCGGGCCTCTGTGTACTGGCATAGGCGCCCTTCTTCTGATTGCAGGTGTACCCGGTGTGGCCGGCCCGATATTGATGACCCTTGGCAGCCTTATACTGGTCATCACTTTTGTCCAGCTCATTCGGGGCCAACCGGCCCTGTTTACGGTTACCATGGGGCTTGGGGCGCTCGCGTGGCTGGTAGGCAATACCCTTTGGCTTGTCGGATGGCCGATTTTCCGCGTTGTAAGCTGGTGGGCCGCTTTCCTGATCCTCACTATTGCCGGGGAGCGGCTGGAGTTGAGCCGTTTTCTCCCTCTCGCTCGAAGACACCGACTATCGTTTCTGGCTGCCATTGGTTTTTTTGTGGCCGGGCTCCTTCTCGCCGTGGTAGCGTTCGATGGCGGGTCGCGCATGAGCGGACTGGGCCTTATTGCCATGAGTATCTGGTTGCTGCGCCACGATATGGCGCGACACTCGGTGCAGAAGACAGGGCTGCACCGATTTGTCGCTCTGAGCCTGCTTGTAGGTTACGTATGGTTGGCAGTGGCTGGGCTGCTCATGTTAAGTTTAGGCGGAGTAGCGACCGGAGTACACCACGCTGCAGCTCTGCACGTCCACGAACATGGCGTGCAAGACGGCTACGATGCTGCGTTGCACGCCATGTTCGTGGGCTTCGCGTTCTCTATGATTATCGGGCACGCCCCGATCATTTTCCCGTCTGTGCTGGGAATTTCTTTGCCTTTTCGCCCAGCCTTCTATAGTCATCTTGTCTTACTCCATCTTTCGCTCGTGCTGCGAGTGGTAGGGGATTTGGCAGCGTGGTGGCCGGGAAGACTGGGAGGCGGACTGCTCAATGTTGTGGCCGTGCTGCTCTTCCTTGGCAACATGGCGTTATCTGGTACGATGGGAAGACAGTCGGTCTCGTTGGGAGATGCCGGCAACTACTCAGGTAGATAG
- a CDS encoding HU family DNA-binding protein, with amino-acid sequence MTKADIASIVAEKGLPKKQAMEAVEATLSILKDALMKEEKIQLVGFGSFQVRAKRARKGRNPQTGEPITISARKVLKFKPGKALHQAVNDIGG; translated from the coding sequence ATGACTAAAGCTGACATCGCTTCAATCGTCGCTGAAAAAGGCCTCCCCAAGAAGCAGGCGATGGAAGCAGTGGAGGCCACCCTCAGCATTCTGAAGGACGCTCTCATGAAAGAGGAGAAGATCCAGCTAGTCGGGTTTGGCTCTTTTCAGGTCAGGGCCAAGCGGGCGAGGAAAGGCCGGAACCCGCAGACCGGAGAACCGATTACGATCTCGGCTCGTAAGGTGCTGAAGTTCAAGCCTGGAAAGGCCTTGCATCAGGCCGTAAACGATATCGGTGGGTAG
- a CDS encoding MerR family transcriptional regulator, protein MLGARTRLARARPRSSQRLLPGLDGGFQIPEKLFFKIGEVAELTGLQSYILRYWETQFTALRPTKSPRGQRLYRRNDVAVVLQIKELLYQKRFTIAGARRHLSAEHGLSQPTLLDSVRQVREELKNISSLLHRHSP, encoded by the coding sequence GTGCTTGGTGCACGGACGAGGTTGGCCAGAGCGAGGCCGCGATCTTCACAAAGACTTCTTCCAGGTCTTGATGGCGGCTTCCAGATCCCCGAGAAGTTGTTTTTTAAGATCGGAGAGGTCGCTGAGCTGACAGGCCTTCAATCCTATATCCTCCGCTACTGGGAGACGCAGTTTACAGCGCTGCGGCCAACCAAAAGTCCAAGAGGACAACGACTGTATAGGCGTAATGACGTCGCGGTTGTGCTTCAGATCAAGGAGCTACTGTACCAGAAGCGATTCACTATTGCGGGCGCCAGGCGCCATTTATCAGCAGAGCATGGGCTGTCTCAGCCAACCCTATTGGACTCTGTGCGCCAGGTAAGGGAAGAGCTGAAGAATATCTCCTCGTTATTGCACAGACATTCCCCCTAA
- a CDS encoding protein-L-isoaspartate(D-aspartate) O-methyltransferase gives MDYLVARQRMVAEQLVGRGITHHRVLEAMAKVHRHLFVEEAFWGRAYGNYPLPIGEKQTISQPFTVALMTQALELEEDQRVLEIGTGSGYQTAILVELGAKVYSMERNRTLAIRARRRLESFGYDDVWIRIADGSVGWKEKAPFDAIVVSAGAPEIPTSLIEQLAENGRLVVPVGQLRNQVLKKGTRSGTSIQWADLGDCAFVKLIGQQGWDS, from the coding sequence ATGGATTACCTTGTTGCCCGGCAGCGGATGGTGGCCGAGCAACTGGTGGGACGTGGGATTACGCACCACAGGGTGCTGGAGGCAATGGCCAAGGTCCACAGGCATCTGTTTGTGGAAGAAGCGTTCTGGGGGCGCGCCTACGGCAATTATCCCCTACCGATTGGTGAGAAGCAAACGATCTCCCAACCGTTTACGGTGGCACTCATGACGCAGGCGCTTGAGCTGGAAGAAGATCAGCGGGTACTGGAGATAGGGACAGGGTCTGGATATCAGACAGCCATCCTGGTAGAATTGGGCGCGAAGGTGTATTCTATGGAGCGGAATCGAACGCTCGCGATACGCGCGAGGCGCCGCCTTGAGTCATTCGGGTATGACGATGTGTGGATTAGGATTGCGGATGGTTCTGTCGGTTGGAAGGAGAAGGCGCCCTTTGACGCAATCGTCGTGAGCGCGGGTGCCCCAGAAATCCCTACGTCTCTTATCGAGCAGCTCGCTGAGAATGGGCGCCTCGTGGTGCCAGTCGGTCAGTTACGGAACCAAGTTCTCAAAAAAGGCACCAGGAGCGGGACGAGTATACAGTGGGCTGACCTTGGAGATTGTGCATTTGTAAAACTGATAGGCCAGCAAGGGTGGGACAGTTGA
- a CDS encoding adenine phosphoribosyltransferase, with product MSTETLKHKIRDIPDFPKEGIIFKDITPLLADGKAFHLAIDQIAEHFHDRHIDLVVGVEARGFIIAAALAYRLHAGTTLIRKPGKLPYKTHRTTYALEYGVDTLEIHQDAILPSQRILMADDLLATGGTMTAAIDLITRLGGDVVGVAFLVELLSLQGRARFKDREVFSLLQF from the coding sequence ATGTCGACTGAAACGCTAAAACATAAAATCCGAGACATTCCAGATTTCCCGAAAGAGGGGATCATCTTCAAAGACATTACCCCATTGCTGGCAGACGGTAAGGCCTTCCATCTGGCCATTGACCAGATTGCTGAGCATTTTCATGACAGACATATCGACCTTGTAGTTGGTGTAGAGGCGAGGGGTTTCATTATTGCCGCTGCATTGGCCTATAGACTTCATGCTGGAACGACCTTGATCCGAAAGCCTGGGAAGCTGCCGTATAAGACGCACCGCACGACATATGCCTTAGAGTACGGGGTGGACACCCTTGAGATCCACCAGGATGCCATATTGCCAAGCCAGCGGATCCTGATGGCGGATGACCTGCTCGCCACTGGCGGCACTATGACCGCTGCAATCGACCTTATTACTCGCCTCGGCGGCGATGTAGTCGGCGTGGCTTTCCTGGTCGAGCTGTTGTCCTTGCAGGGGAGGGCACGGTTCAAGGATCGGGAAGTCTTCTCCTTGCTCCAATTCTGA
- a CDS encoding plasmid pRiA4b ORF-3 family protein: MDLRRDAMQFKVTLRDVEPLVWRRIEVPARYSFWDLHVAIQDAMGWLDYHLHMFRVRNVGGEIEEIGIPNEDTFEGEPVCHPGWELAVAAYFTRVGTRAEYEYDFGDGWVHDVLLESIAPRRARTRYPRCIAGARRCPPEDCGGPHGYAELLATIADPTHEEYESTVEWLGGVIDPQAFDPSAVRFDNPAQRWKITFAGG, encoded by the coding sequence GTGGACCTGAGACGTGATGCGATGCAGTTCAAGGTGACGCTCCGGGACGTCGAGCCGCTCGTGTGGCGCCGCATTGAGGTTCCGGCGAGGTACAGCTTCTGGGATCTCCACGTCGCGATTCAGGATGCTATGGGCTGGCTTGACTACCACCTGCACATGTTTCGCGTCCGCAACGTCGGTGGCGAGATCGAGGAGATCGGCATCCCTAACGAGGACACGTTCGAGGGCGAGCCGGTCTGCCACCCAGGCTGGGAGCTTGCAGTCGCGGCCTACTTCACGCGGGTCGGCACTCGTGCGGAATACGAGTACGATTTCGGCGATGGCTGGGTCCACGATGTACTCTTGGAGTCGATAGCCCCGCGCCGAGCGAGGACGAGGTACCCCCGGTGCATCGCAGGCGCACGCCGCTGTCCGCCGGAAGACTGCGGTGGCCCGCATGGATACGCCGAGTTGTTGGCGACGATCGCCGACCCAACGCATGAGGAATACGAGAGCACGGTGGAGTGGCTCGGTGGAGTGATCGACCCACAAGCCTTCGACCCCTCGGCGGTCCGCTTCGATAATCCAGCGCAGCGCTGGAAGATCACGTTCGCAGGCGGCTAA
- a CDS encoding nucleotidyl transferase AbiEii/AbiGii toxin family protein: MTAKEFLNSLAKGKTDILQQLLGILTETGSHYCLIGGLAVNAYVEPVVSLDVDIVVAVDSIQAVANTARSKKMKVEEFPYSINLSGSDSDLRIQVQTDPRYQSFIASATMQEVLGYEIKVASLENVLQGKLWAFMDEARRRSKRQKDLADISRIIETYPELTALLPQRVKDQLQDK; encoded by the coding sequence ATGACTGCAAAGGAATTCCTGAATTCTCTGGCAAAGGGGAAAACGGATATCCTGCAACAGCTTCTCGGCATTCTCACTGAAACAGGTTCTCACTATTGTCTGATTGGTGGGCTCGCCGTAAACGCCTACGTTGAGCCTGTCGTCAGCCTAGATGTCGATATTGTGGTTGCAGTCGATAGTATTCAAGCAGTAGCCAACACCGCAAGATCGAAGAAAATGAAAGTAGAGGAGTTTCCTTATAGCATCAATCTCAGCGGCTCGGATTCAGATCTTCGGATTCAGGTACAGACTGACCCTCGATATCAGAGTTTTATCGCTAGCGCCACGATGCAAGAGGTTCTAGGATACGAAATAAAGGTTGCATCGTTAGAAAATGTGCTGCAAGGCAAGTTGTGGGCATTCATGGATGAAGCACGACGGAGGAGCAAGAGACAAAAGGATCTTGCCGACATTTCAAGAATAATTGAAACCTATCCAGAATTAACCGCCCTGCTCCCTCAAAGGGTAAAGGATCAGTTACAGGACAAATAG
- a CDS encoding VF530 family DNA-binding protein, giving the protein MSDPLHGITLQAILDRLVEHYGWEVLGRRIRIRCFMSDPSIKSSLTFLRKTPWARLKVERLYLALVGEAE; this is encoded by the coding sequence ATGAGTGATCCTCTACACGGCATAACGCTCCAGGCTATCCTCGATCGTCTCGTTGAACATTACGGTTGGGAAGTATTAGGACGGCGGATACGCATCCGTTGTTTTATGTCGGATCCGAGCATCAAGTCGAGTCTTACGTTTCTACGGAAGACTCCATGGGCTCGCCTCAAAGTGGAACGCTTGTATCTTGCGCTGGTCGGAGAGGCCGAGTGA
- a CDS encoding YaiI/YqxD family protein produces MTQVYVDSDACPVKAEVIRVTKRYGLGVTFVSNFWMRLPEEWGAKLVVVEGQFDAADDWIVEHVVMNDVVVTGDIPLAHRCIKVGARVIGPAGRLFDEDNIGSILATRDLLHVLRGAGEITGGPAPFQNKDRSKFLQALDQVIQDIKRSLTNPNAN; encoded by the coding sequence GTGACCCAGGTCTATGTTGACTCCGATGCCTGCCCGGTTAAGGCGGAGGTGATCCGCGTGACCAAACGGTATGGGCTCGGCGTGACGTTCGTATCCAATTTCTGGATGCGCCTTCCAGAAGAGTGGGGCGCAAAGCTTGTCGTGGTCGAGGGGCAGTTCGATGCGGCAGACGACTGGATCGTCGAGCATGTTGTGATGAACGATGTTGTCGTGACGGGGGACATCCCTCTCGCTCACCGCTGTATTAAGGTAGGAGCTCGGGTGATCGGGCCGGCCGGACGCCTTTTTGATGAGGATAACATCGGAAGCATTCTCGCGACGCGTGACCTTCTGCATGTTCTTCGCGGGGCGGGGGAGATTACGGGTGGGCCGGCCCCGTTTCAGAATAAGGACCGGTCAAAGTTTCTTCAAGCGCTCGATCAGGTCATTCAAGACATTAAGCGATCCCTGACAAATCCCAATGCAAACTGA
- a CDS encoding tetratricopeptide repeat protein, which translates to MESGSGLITFVTDRWKGAVAAVIGLLALSAVIAGYSAWNSSKEVNAGVLLRKAVSRLEANSQTGQDTTKQEEGVRSLQEVMSRYAQSAAAVEATLRLGTLYYTGGKYDEARSVYTAYLSKNPRGRIAFSAGIGVGDTYLAQRNYAKAVDTYSRLIEQFSQEPLLPEAHLHLARAYLGMNRLKDAGAVYEKLVAAHPNTGWARSAQGELYRLSLTSR; encoded by the coding sequence ATGGAAAGTGGGAGCGGGCTCATAACTTTCGTCACCGACAGGTGGAAGGGGGCTGTCGCAGCGGTTATTGGGCTATTAGCTCTCTCGGCCGTCATCGCCGGGTATTCCGCTTGGAACAGCAGCAAGGAAGTGAACGCCGGGGTCCTCCTGCGTAAGGCAGTGAGTCGGTTGGAAGCAAACTCGCAAACCGGACAGGATACCACGAAACAGGAGGAGGGTGTTCGATCATTGCAAGAGGTAATGTCTCGTTATGCCCAAAGCGCCGCCGCAGTGGAGGCTACACTTCGCTTGGGTACCCTCTACTATACGGGAGGTAAATACGACGAGGCTCGAAGTGTGTACACCGCCTATCTCAGCAAGAACCCGAGGGGTCGCATCGCCTTTTCGGCCGGCATCGGGGTGGGGGATACGTATCTAGCACAGCGTAATTATGCGAAGGCAGTAGACACGTACTCACGGCTTATCGAACAGTTTTCTCAGGAGCCTTTGCTTCCTGAGGCGCATCTTCATCTGGCCAGAGCCTATCTTGGAATGAATCGACTGAAAGATGCCGGCGCGGTTTATGAGAAGCTTGTCGCAGCCCATCCCAATACTGGCTGGGCTCGGAGCGCACAGGGCGAGTTGTACAGGCTCAGCCTAACCTCGCGATAA
- a CDS encoding glycine zipper domain-containing protein, with amino-acid sequence MCYTSDPPRESGTLTDAEIGAATGAILGGIAGAPGRGSAIDAVVGAVTGALTGDAHELPSIKLRGIVFYSGQSFRV; translated from the coding sequence GTGTGCTACACCTCTGACCCCCCCCGTGAGAGCGGGACGCTGACTGATGCCGAGATCGGTGCCGCCACGGGTGCCATTCTTGGCGGGATTGCGGGAGCGCCGGGAAGGGGTTCGGCTATTGACGCAGTGGTGGGGGCGGTCACCGGCGCCTTGACAGGTGACGCGCATGAACTACCCAGCATTAAGCTGCGGGGTATCGTCTTCTATTCTGGCCAGTCATTCCGTGTTTGA
- a CDS encoding glycine zipper domain-containing protein, with product MQIIFSLRQGVAVLLCLFLVAGGTFGCAAIEEQVKAHPETALGAGIGTAAGMLTGGLIFGSAAGTLLGGLVGGLTGGVIGNVIEARTQDRAATSQQYHYSPAQGTMVKIEAVEVHPTQIRPGDTINLNMRFAVLARNAQQAIQVSERRQVFLNSSVVGDSTLQVQRMGGTWTSSQPLTLPANTASGSYRVVMSVTADSTESTQQTTFTVVP from the coding sequence ATGCAGATAATTTTTTCTCTCAGGCAAGGGGTGGCTGTGCTGCTATGTCTATTTTTGGTCGCCGGTGGCACGTTTGGCTGCGCAGCGATCGAAGAGCAGGTAAAGGCGCATCCCGAGACGGCTCTTGGCGCCGGCATCGGGACTGCTGCCGGCATGTTGACCGGAGGGCTGATCTTCGGTAGCGCCGCCGGGACTCTGTTGGGGGGTCTTGTGGGGGGCCTCACAGGCGGCGTCATTGGCAACGTCATAGAGGCGCGAACCCAAGATCGAGCGGCAACATCCCAACAATACCACTATAGCCCGGCGCAGGGAACCATGGTCAAGATCGAAGCTGTCGAGGTTCATCCGACTCAGATCCGCCCTGGCGACACGATCAACCTCAACATGAGGTTTGCCGTGCTCGCTCGAAACGCTCAGCAGGCCATCCAAGTCTCAGAGCGCCGACAAGTCTTTCTCAATAGTTCCGTGGTTGGCGACTCGACCTTGCAAGTGCAGCGAATGGGTGGAACCTGGACCAGCAGTCAGCCGCTCACCCTCCCCGCGAACACGGCAAGCGGGAGCTATCGGGTAGTCATGAGCGTGACGGCTGATAGCACGGAATCAACCCAACAGACCACCTTCACTGTTGTCCCATAA
- a CDS encoding IS630 family transposase, translating to MHRDGRILDHRTLETLRVMAVGRVRAGEAPSAVMASYGFSRTTIYKWLRQAKGRGKGLRALSARKSTGRPRSLTSAQERQVFRWVNGKNPMQYGFDFGLWTRQVVRELVQQRFGVTFSLASVGVLLARLGLTAQKPLQRAYQRDPEAIERWKRETYPALARRAKAERADIYFWDESGFRADAVHGKTWGVRGQTPVVWRPGQRQSISAASAVNTKGAFWFCTYPCGLNGEMFVYLLQKLMARRRKPLHLVVDGLPAHKKAVVTRYVAATQGKLTLHFLPGYAPDLNPDELVWSHAKRTGTARRPLQKGEQLEARIRAQLFDIGRNRPLVRSFFRHPDVVYVTGL from the coding sequence ATGCATCGAGACGGTCGCATACTGGATCACCGGACACTGGAGACGCTGCGCGTCATGGCGGTGGGGCGGGTGCGCGCAGGCGAGGCGCCGAGCGCGGTGATGGCGTCTTATGGATTTAGCCGAACGACCATTTACAAGTGGTTGCGGCAGGCAAAAGGCCGGGGCAAGGGGCTGCGGGCGCTTTCTGCCCGTAAGAGCACGGGACGGCCGCGGTCGCTGACTTCTGCCCAGGAACGGCAGGTCTTCCGCTGGGTGAACGGCAAGAATCCGATGCAGTACGGCTTCGACTTCGGGCTGTGGACGCGCCAGGTCGTGCGGGAGTTGGTGCAGCAGCGGTTCGGCGTGACATTCAGTCTGGCCTCGGTGGGGGTGTTGCTGGCGCGCTTGGGCCTGACGGCGCAAAAGCCCTTGCAGCGAGCCTACCAGCGCGACCCGGAGGCCATCGAGCGCTGGAAGCGCGAGACCTATCCCGCCCTGGCGCGCCGCGCCAAGGCCGAGCGGGCGGACATCTACTTCTGGGACGAGTCCGGATTTCGCGCGGATGCGGTGCACGGCAAGACCTGGGGGGTGCGGGGTCAGACCCCGGTCGTCTGGCGTCCGGGGCAGCGTCAGTCCATCAGCGCCGCTTCGGCGGTCAATACCAAAGGGGCATTCTGGTTCTGCACCTACCCATGCGGGTTGAACGGCGAGATGTTTGTGTACTTGCTCCAGAAGCTGATGGCCCGGCGTCGCAAGCCGCTGCACCTGGTGGTGGACGGCCTGCCCGCGCACAAGAAGGCCGTGGTGACACGCTATGTCGCCGCCACCCAGGGCAAATTGACGCTGCATTTCCTGCCGGGTTACGCCCCGGACCTCAATCCGGACGAGTTGGTGTGGAGCCATGCCAAGCGCACCGGCACTGCGCGCCGCCCCTTGCAAAAGGGCGAGCAGCTCGAAGCGCGCATTCGCGCACAGCTGTTCGACATCGGCAGGAATCGCCCCCTGGTGCGTTCGTTCTTCCGGCATCCCGATGTAGTCTATGTTACTGGCTTGTGA
- a CDS encoding NAD(P)/FAD-dependent oxidoreductase yields MTQRRAIIIGAGPSGLTAAYELLTRTGIKPIVLEKSTCMGGISRTVNYKGNRIDIGGHRFFSKSNRVMEWWLQVLPLQASEDDPVAIKYHRMERESAPSAFGHDPDAADSVMLLRPRKSRIYYLRRFFDYPISLSKDTLLKLGLWRTLKIGVSYVRSALFPLKQEETLEQFFINRFGRELYGTFFKSYTEKVWGVPCNRISAEWGAQRIKGLSVWSTLMHALRKVFKGGGGDICQKGTETSLIEQFLYPKFGPGQMWEEVASRIIKMGGEIYTDCRAERLITDGWQVKALETTNATGDRKTFEGDYFFSTAPVQEIMRSFDVAPPKNVLEVSDGLVYRDFITVGLLLRSLKINDETSQGKQLIRDNWIYIQEPDVQLGRLTIFNNWSPFMVADPANVWLGIEYFCNESDEIWNLSDDRMVALATGELSKIGIIDADEVLDSAVLRMEKTYPAYFGTYDRFAEIREHVDRYGNLFLIGRNGMHRYNNQDHSMLTAMMAVDDIISGKTDKSDLWAVNTEMDYHEKKGKSDVQHG; encoded by the coding sequence ATGACTCAAAGACGGGCTATCATTATTGGCGCAGGTCCCTCCGGATTGACCGCCGCCTACGAATTGCTCACCCGGACCGGGATCAAGCCGATTGTCCTTGAAAAGAGCACCTGCATGGGTGGAATTTCCCGCACGGTGAACTACAAAGGGAATCGGATCGACATCGGTGGTCATCGCTTTTTTTCGAAATCCAACCGCGTCATGGAGTGGTGGTTGCAGGTGCTCCCACTCCAAGCGTCCGAAGATGATCCGGTTGCCATCAAATACCACCGCATGGAGCGGGAGAGTGCGCCCTCCGCGTTCGGCCATGACCCGGACGCCGCGGACAGTGTAATGCTACTGCGGCCCCGCAAGTCTCGCATCTACTATCTGCGCCGTTTCTTCGATTACCCGATTTCACTCAGCAAGGACACACTGCTCAAGCTTGGCCTGTGGCGCACCTTGAAGATCGGGGTGAGCTACGTTCGAAGCGCCTTATTTCCGCTCAAACAGGAGGAAACCCTGGAGCAGTTCTTTATTAACCGTTTCGGCCGGGAACTGTACGGCACGTTTTTCAAGTCCTACACGGAGAAGGTCTGGGGCGTGCCGTGTAACCGGATCAGCGCCGAGTGGGGAGCCCAGCGCATAAAGGGCCTTTCTGTCTGGTCGACTCTGATGCACGCCTTGCGGAAGGTGTTCAAGGGCGGCGGGGGCGACATTTGCCAGAAGGGCACCGAGACCTCGCTGATCGAACAGTTTCTATACCCCAAGTTCGGTCCTGGGCAAATGTGGGAAGAGGTCGCTAGCCGCATCATCAAAATGGGCGGAGAGATCTACACCGACTGCCGGGCCGAGCGGCTGATCACGGATGGCTGGCAGGTCAAGGCGCTGGAGACCACCAACGCCACCGGGGACCGGAAGACCTTCGAGGGCGACTATTTCTTCTCCACAGCCCCAGTACAGGAGATTATGCGGTCGTTCGACGTTGCGCCCCCAAAAAACGTTTTGGAGGTGTCGGATGGGTTGGTGTACAGAGACTTCATCACCGTCGGCCTCCTGCTCCGCTCGCTGAAGATAAACGACGAAACGTCGCAAGGGAAGCAGTTGATCCGTGACAACTGGATCTATATTCAGGAACCAGACGTGCAACTCGGCAGGCTCACGATCTTCAATAATTGGAGCCCGTTCATGGTGGCCGATCCAGCGAACGTCTGGTTGGGCATCGAGTACTTCTGTAACGAGTCAGACGAAATCTGGAACCTCTCCGACGATCGCATGGTCGCGCTCGCGACGGGGGAACTTAGCAAGATCGGTATCATCGACGCCGATGAGGTGCTTGACTCAGCAGTCCTACGGATGGAAAAGACCTATCCCGCGTATTTTGGCACCTACGACCGGTTCGCCGAGATTCGCGAGCATGTGGACCGGTATGGGAACCTGTTTCTAATCGGCCGTAATGGCATGCATCGCTACAATAACCAGGACCACTCCATGCTGACAGCCATGATGGCGGTGGACGACATCATCTCTGGCAAGACGGACAAGAGCGACCTCTGGGCGGTCAATACAGAGATGGACTACCACGAGAAAAAGGGGAAGTCCGATGTCCAACACGGCTGA